From the genome of Virgibacillus siamensis, one region includes:
- the lpdA gene encoding dihydrolipoyl dehydrogenase, whose product MKNFDVVVIGAGPGGYVSAIRAAQLGKTVAIAEKNKLGGTCLNVGCIPSKTLLKQSELVEGMKQANAWGIQTGDISIDFTKLMNRKDQVVQTLTGGVAHLLKKNKITIYKGEAEIKDDLTVHIGEDRIKGNDILLATGSQPFVPPIKGLDEVDYVTTDSFFKLKELPKSLVIIGGGVIAVELASAMAPLGTKVTIIEVASDILLTEEDDVRKSLKNKLDEQEIQMVTGADINQVKKDKVILSEQEIPFDTLLIAAGRRSNPKFAEKLGLQVNDKNKSVVVNEHYETSKKHVYAVGDMIGDYQLAHAASAEGIVAVHAMAGDCSKCLNQDEIPRCIYTQPEAASFGLDEKQAKEAGYDVQVTKSYISGNSKAIATGESDGFIKIITETKFQEILGAFIVGPNGTELIGEILAVKNSEGTINELSTIIQPHPSISEVIGESSNALFQQAIHM is encoded by the coding sequence TTGAAAAATTTCGATGTCGTTGTAATTGGTGCTGGACCTGGCGGCTATGTTTCTGCAATTCGAGCTGCACAGTTAGGGAAAACAGTAGCAATTGCAGAAAAGAATAAACTTGGTGGTACATGTTTGAATGTTGGCTGCATTCCTTCTAAAACGCTTTTAAAACAAAGTGAATTAGTAGAAGGAATGAAACAAGCTAATGCTTGGGGTATTCAAACAGGTGACATTTCCATCGACTTCACCAAATTAATGAACCGAAAAGACCAGGTTGTTCAAACATTAACCGGTGGGGTTGCCCATTTACTGAAGAAGAATAAAATTACAATTTATAAAGGCGAGGCTGAAATTAAAGATGATTTAACGGTTCATATTGGAGAAGACCGGATTAAAGGAAATGATATTTTGCTGGCAACCGGCAGTCAACCGTTTGTTCCGCCGATTAAAGGGTTGGATGAAGTAGATTATGTAACGACAGATTCATTTTTTAAATTGAAAGAATTGCCGAAGTCATTAGTTATCATTGGTGGTGGTGTTATTGCTGTGGAATTAGCCTCAGCCATGGCTCCACTTGGAACAAAGGTAACGATAATTGAAGTTGCCTCCGATATTCTTTTAACGGAAGAGGATGATGTACGGAAGTCACTTAAAAATAAATTGGATGAACAGGAAATCCAGATGGTTACCGGGGCTGATATAAACCAGGTGAAAAAAGACAAAGTAATATTATCAGAGCAGGAAATTCCGTTTGATACGTTATTAATTGCTGCTGGTAGAAGGTCGAATCCAAAGTTTGCGGAGAAATTGGGATTACAAGTGAATGACAAAAACAAATCGGTTGTTGTTAATGAACATTATGAAACAAGTAAAAAACATGTTTACGCCGTAGGAGATATGATTGGCGACTATCAATTAGCACATGCTGCAAGTGCGGAAGGAATTGTAGCAGTGCATGCCATGGCAGGTGATTGTAGCAAATGCCTTAATCAAGATGAAATTCCAAGGTGTATTTACACACAACCTGAAGCAGCCTCTTTTGGGTTGGACGAAAAGCAGGCGAAAGAAGCGGGTTATGATGTCCAGGTAACAAAATCCTATATTAGTGGAAACAGTAAGGCGATTGCTACTGGTGAATCAGATGGGTTTATCAAAATAATTACAGAAACTAAATTTCAAGAAATATTAGGTGCTTTTATTGTTGGACCAAATGGAACGGAGTTAATCGGAGAAATATTAGCCGTGAAGAACTCAGAAGGAACGATTAATGAGTTGTCAACTATCATTCAACCACACCCTTCTATTTCTGAAGTGATAGGCGAAAGTTCGAATGCTTTGTTCCAGCAAGCGATTCATATGTAA
- a CDS encoding thiamine pyrophosphate-dependent dehydrogenase E1 component subunit alpha — MNKKEGIWIYQKMNEIRFFENEVHRTFGKGEIPGFVHLYAGEEAVATGVMSQLDEHDYITSTHRGHGHAIAKGCNVNRMMAEIMGKKDGLGGGKGGSMHVADIDQGMLGANGIVGGGFGLAAGAGISIRNLGKDNVAVCFFGDGAANEGTFHEGLNLASILNLPVIFVCENNQFGEGTAHAYASASETIAERASAYNMPGEKVDGQDVTAIYNTIKKAIKRAKAGDGPTLIECDTYRNYGHFEGDEQKYKSPDDRNADRDPIVEFRKKVIDKKWLTAEEVDKIESEAEKKIEEAVKFAEESPLPDEDSLYTDVFA, encoded by the coding sequence ATGAATAAGAAGGAAGGTATTTGGATTTATCAGAAGATGAATGAGATTAGATTTTTTGAAAATGAAGTTCATCGGACCTTTGGAAAAGGTGAAATCCCAGGATTTGTTCATTTATATGCAGGTGAGGAGGCGGTTGCAACAGGTGTGATGTCCCAACTAGATGAACATGATTACATTACAAGTACACATCGGGGGCATGGACATGCCATTGCCAAAGGGTGCAACGTTAATCGGATGATGGCTGAAATCATGGGAAAAAAGGATGGTCTTGGTGGAGGCAAAGGTGGTTCCATGCACGTTGCAGATATTGATCAAGGCATGTTGGGGGCGAACGGAATTGTTGGCGGTGGTTTTGGACTTGCTGCTGGTGCCGGAATTTCAATTCGGAATTTAGGTAAAGACAATGTGGCTGTTTGTTTCTTTGGTGATGGTGCTGCAAACGAGGGTACATTCCATGAAGGACTAAACCTTGCTTCAATACTGAATTTGCCGGTTATTTTCGTTTGTGAAAATAATCAATTTGGTGAGGGTACAGCACACGCATATGCAAGTGCTTCGGAAACAATTGCAGAAAGAGCTTCAGCGTATAATATGCCTGGGGAAAAGGTAGATGGGCAAGATGTTACAGCTATTTACAATACCATCAAAAAGGCCATTAAAAGGGCAAAAGCGGGTGATGGTCCTACCTTAATTGAATGTGACACTTATCGTAATTACGGGCATTTCGAAGGTGACGAACAAAAATACAAATCACCAGATGACCGGAATGCAGATCGGGATCCAATTGTTGAATTTCGTAAAAAAGTTATTGATAAGAAATGGCTTACTGCCGAGGAAGTTGACAAGATTGAATCTGAAGCGGAAAAGAAAATAGAAGAAGCAGTGAAATTTGCTGAAGAAAGCCCACTGCCGGATGAAGACTCGTTATATACAGATGTTTTTGCATAA
- a CDS encoding sigma-54-dependent Fis family transcriptional regulator, producing MSKVLVSKQTWNRFLKNETLPLQEAGLSSDIIESWHYCRQHQVNPYGGVAQQLLEPELLKQKMEKNRLLLDLAKPHIRQLQDFLKGWRYITTLTDRDGYILQQDGEKTVKNAAYKIYFKEGAKWDEIEVGTNAIGLALRLEKPITVKGYEHFSVASQAWNCTAAPIFDQNDEVIGALNISSLYRSINYDYVLASVKLAADSISLEWRNQKQEDMEVLMRSGFGSERNCIVSSINDEICSLPIELLPSYQEYVGSSLTKLSDETDIQLSNQRIPILNANRIIGYRTPVTVLDNDPASIAFKGLKGKSRKFQNVLDKVRKVAVKDTSVYIYGETGTGKDLIAQAIHDNSKRSNGPFLTINCGAVPEGLLESELFGYESGSFTGANNKGHKGKIQQADGGTLFLDEIEEMSLSMQVALLRALQQKEITRIGGSNLIRVNIRIITASNKDIRELVKQGQFREDLFYRIYVFPIQLPSLKERKEDIIYFIRDYFQRRKWLPTWHSRLEQIFMYGEWRGNVRELYNALERCEILYEDKEPDDRELFQLVSSLGEPFQKGVENKVAYDYKTQLEIDKIKNALTKFDGRVSETAEELGMSKATVYRKLKKYNI from the coding sequence ATGTCAAAAGTTCTCGTTTCTAAACAAACATGGAACCGCTTTCTTAAAAATGAAACTTTACCATTACAAGAAGCAGGATTATCTAGTGACATTATTGAATCCTGGCATTATTGCAGACAACATCAAGTGAACCCTTATGGCGGTGTAGCTCAACAACTATTAGAACCGGAATTACTTAAACAAAAGATGGAGAAAAACAGACTATTACTAGACTTGGCAAAACCCCATATCAGGCAATTGCAGGATTTTCTAAAAGGATGGCGGTATATAACAACATTGACAGACCGGGATGGTTACATTTTGCAACAAGATGGTGAGAAAACGGTTAAAAATGCAGCTTATAAAATCTACTTTAAAGAGGGTGCGAAATGGGACGAGATAGAGGTTGGTACCAATGCAATTGGCCTTGCATTACGATTAGAAAAACCGATAACTGTTAAAGGTTATGAACATTTTTCGGTTGCTTCACAAGCATGGAACTGCACCGCTGCTCCTATTTTTGACCAAAATGATGAAGTAATAGGTGCACTTAATATTTCCAGTTTATATCGCTCCATTAATTATGACTATGTCCTGGCTTCTGTAAAATTAGCAGCTGATTCTATCTCTTTAGAATGGAGAAATCAAAAGCAAGAGGATATGGAGGTTCTTATGCGATCGGGATTTGGATCTGAACGAAATTGTATCGTTAGTTCCATAAATGATGAAATTTGTTCACTGCCAATAGAGTTACTTCCCAGTTATCAGGAATATGTCGGATCCTCTTTAACAAAATTGAGCGATGAAACAGACATTCAACTATCAAATCAACGTATACCTATTCTAAACGCAAATCGAATAATTGGGTATCGAACCCCTGTTACCGTACTTGATAATGACCCTGCTTCAATTGCATTCAAAGGCTTAAAAGGTAAAAGTAGGAAGTTTCAAAACGTATTGGATAAAGTCAGAAAGGTGGCTGTTAAAGACACATCTGTTTATATTTATGGTGAAACGGGTACTGGTAAAGATTTGATTGCTCAAGCCATACATGATAACAGCAAGCGTTCAAATGGCCCCTTTTTGACTATAAATTGTGGTGCTGTGCCTGAAGGGTTACTAGAGAGTGAATTATTTGGTTATGAATCTGGTTCATTTACAGGGGCAAATAATAAAGGTCATAAAGGGAAAATACAGCAAGCAGATGGCGGCACATTATTTCTTGATGAAATAGAAGAAATGTCCCTATCCATGCAGGTTGCATTGTTAAGGGCCCTGCAGCAGAAAGAAATAACCCGAATTGGTGGAAGTAATTTGATTCGTGTAAATATAAGAATTATTACAGCATCCAATAAGGATATTAGAGAATTGGTGAAACAAGGGCAATTTAGAGAGGATTTATTTTATCGAATCTATGTTTTTCCAATTCAGCTCCCCTCATTAAAAGAAAGAAAAGAAGATATTATATACTTTATCAGGGATTATTTTCAAAGGAGAAAATGGCTTCCGACCTGGCATAGTCGATTGGAACAGATCTTCATGTATGGTGAGTGGCGTGGTAATGTTCGTGAATTATATAATGCACTGGAACGCTGTGAAATACTGTATGAGGATAAGGAACCTGATGATAGAGAATTATTTCAGCTTGTATCATCATTAGGGGAACCTTTCCAAAAAGGAGTTGAAAATAAAGTTGCTTATGACTATAAAACGCAGTTGGAGATAGACAAAATTAAAAATGCTCTGACTAAATTTGATGGTAGAGTATCTGAAACCGCAGAAGAGCTGGGCATGTCGAAGGCTACTGTGTATAGGAAGTTAAAGAAATATAACATTTAA